The Salvelinus namaycush isolate Seneca chromosome 38, SaNama_1.0, whole genome shotgun sequence genome includes a window with the following:
- the LOC120032111 gene encoding tetraspanin-8-like encodes MYEAGPFVDLQIAVGVIIMVLGFLGCCGAIKENRCMLILFFVGLLLIFILLLIAGILGAVGEKKSQVWVKESLAKLLPLKDQKPEIQMDLQKLEVEAKCCGLINGPSDWGSSVPSSCDCVDTAQVCQSAGGRKVYSTPCVKFVTSFMEKNAIIALGIAFGIAVLMLFGMAFAMTLYCQIGKRDANTT; translated from the exons ATGTATGAGGCAGGGCCGTTTGTAGACCTGCAGATAGCTGTTGGTGTCATCATCATGGTACTGGGCTTCCTGGGCTGCTGTGGAGCCATTAAGGAAAACCGCTGCATGCTCATTCTG TTCTTCGTCGGGCTGCTCCTCATCTTCATCCTCCTGTTGATCGCCGGAATCCTGGGAGCTGTCGGAGAGAAGAAG TCTCAGGTGTGGGTGAAGGAGAGTCTGGCGAAGCTGCTACCACTGAAGGACCAGAAGCCTGAAATTCAAATGGACCTGCAGAAACTGGAAGTGGAG GCAAAGTGCTGTGGACTGATCAACGGACCCTCTGACTGGGGCTCCTCTGTCCCCAGCTCTTGTGACTGCGTTGACACCGCTCAGGTGTGCCAAAGTGCAGGCGGACGCAAAGTGTACTCAACG CCTTGTGTCAAGTTTGTGACTTCCTTCATGGAGAAGAACGCAATCATCGCCCTGGGGATTGCATTTGGTATCGCAGTCTTGATG CTCTTTGGAATGGCCTTCGCCATGACCCTGTACTGCCAGATTGGGAAGAGGGACGCCAACACTACCTAA